TTCATCATAATACTCGTCTTTCATCTTGGTCAAAAAAGCAAGCGCTACAATTATTTTTAATGGATCCTTATTGCTGTTATATAAAAATTTCATGTAATATATCACCACGCTAAAAATATCTAATTCGTCGCCTTCTATTTGTTTGCAAATCTCTTCTAACTCCTTAAGTTTACCTAGATCGTTACATATAAAGTATGCAAAAACATCTTTTTGTGCTTTCATGTGTATATTATAAGCTAAAATCAGTAAACCTTAACGATCACACAAATCTAATCTTTCTGGACAAAAAGATATCAACAGTTACAATGTTTGCAATCGTTATATCACCCATAAGCATAACACAATCGTTTTGTTCACTTATAATTCTTTTTAAAGTTATCGAAAGGTATCTAGATCGCCATTGCTTCTAACGCATCAGACGCAATCCGAGTGTCAAGTGCGCCATTGATGATCATGCGGGTCAAGTACGCCGGTGAATGTGGCTTGGCCCAACCACCCTCCCCTATCCAACAGCCCACAACCGACGACAATACTGTCGTCGAGCTTGATGAGCAGTCACATTCGTCGGGAGTAAAAAACGCGACGATCTCATCACGCAGGTCGAGCGCCGGGCGCGCTGCGTGATGAGCTGGTATATACTCTATCCCGCGATGAAGCAGTGTTGCAAGCAGTGGTGGATCAAGCGCCGCGCGCATTTTAGTATTGCATCGACGGCTTCAGTGGGTATGCCGCTTTGGACTACAGTGCTAGCATCTTCCGGTTGCGCCGAGCAGGTCGCAGACCTATTCAGTTGAAGCAAGTCTCGCCGAGTCGCGAAATTCTCTCGCTCGCTTAGGCCGACGGGCGCGGTGCTTTTCGCGATGTGTGGAGGAGCTATGGCGGTCGGTTACGCCTTTGTGTAATGCTGTAATCGGCGGCATCCCCTCAAGCAAGCGCATCTGGGTTATCAGAGCTATCCGCGGGACTACGCAAGTATTTGGATTTAGGCACTCCCCCTCTGTCTGCCTAATCAGCCGAGATCATCATGCAGTATAACTCGACTAACTTATCATCAAGCATTCCAGCTGCGCAGATTGTGCATAGAATAGAGTGGAGAGGAGAGGGAAGATACCGTTCAAGGTTGAACGGGACGGGCTTGAAAACCGCTGTGCTCGCATTGGGTACTGTGAGTTCGAATCTCACCTTCTTCTCTTCTCTCCTCTCCTCTCCTTACCGTAATTTCAACGCATCACATCAAACTGGATTACACAGGTGTGCACCACAATGGCTTATGTATCTCTCGCACATTATGCGATCGCGGATCGTCTAGCCTGAATCAGCAGGCAACTATTAATCGCTGCTCTTCTTGTCTATGATGATCCAGCGCGTATTCGAGCACCTCGGCGCCAATCCCATGCCGAGACTCACCCCTCTGCTACCTCAACTTACACTGTGCGCGCTGCAAACGCCTCTACGTAAGGCTCGCGTGTTGTCACCCCAGGCATAGGCAGCCCAACAACCACTTCGTCACGCACGGCTAGTCCCATACCAACCAATTCCTCGCGCAAATAGCGCACCATGCGCGCATCGAAGATCTTCTTAGCAATGTCAAGCACACAGTCAGAGTCCACCGTGGCGTTATCATTGGTGTCATATATGACGCCTATAAATGGGCGTCATTGCTGCGATATCCCCATGTGTGCACCGCGATTGACGATGAGATCCGCAATCGTCCTCGGCAACGGCAACTCACGCTACACAAGTGCCCACGCTAAGTGCTGCGCGGACTCCGCGACATAGATCGGTGCCCTGCGCGACCGCGTCGCCGCAACATAGATCCGCTCGTTGTCCATCCCATCACACACGACGATTGCTTGATCGGCAATCAAGCCTTGCGCAGAATCAGCTGTGCATGCATACCCCAACTCCACCCATAGCTCGCAGTAACGCGAGGGCAACACAACCTCACGCCCATCATCCATCCGCACACGCAACCATGAGTCGGATACTTCGACCACTTTGTCCAATTGCCCGTTGAAAATGTTGAGCTGTTAGTTGTTGCACCGCACTCGTATGCGATCCCAGCCCCCATAACACAAACCGTGCCGCACACGCGCGCGAGGATCCGCGCGAACCCCTAAACGCCACTACACCAAGTGCGACACGCGCGCAGCCATCGCATTCGTCGCCGTGATCACTACAGCGTCAGGAAGCTTGGCAAGCACATTCGCCACTACTGTAATTGAATCCACTGTGCGCAGTCTCCCGCTAGCATGCAACGACGTAATGAAAACCGAGATCGCCTCCACATTGCGCGGCAGCAACCGCAGCGCGCGATGCTCCTCCTGCCAGGCCTCGGTGCGGCGGCTATGGTGCAGCGCGCAGTGCGCATGAGCCTCGCGCGCGCCTGAGTACTAAACCAAACACATGCGTCTCGTCAATGCTGTCTAACTGCTGCGGATCCCCCAGCCCCATCAACTGCACATGCCGCATGGAAGAAACACGCACCAGCACCCGCAACCAATCATTGCGATCCACTAGACTTTCCTCGTCAATGATCACCACACAGCGCTCGCCTCGCGCATCGCGCTCCGCCACTTGCTGCAATAGCTGCTGAACTCGCGTCAGCGTCGCCCACGCGCCACCCACGCGCTGCGCGAGATCTCGCCCCAAAACTGCATTGCGCGTGAGGATATATCGCGGCTCTGCCACTGCCGACAGCACGGTGGACTTGTCGCGCATGACACACCTGAGATAACCCCCAACCGCCGCCCGCTGGCAATCAGTGCCAGCGCCTGCTGCTGCTCCCCAGACATAGAGGGTATGAGCTCGGCGTGAATGCGCACAGGATCACGCGCTTGCTGCAGCAGCATGCGTAGCAGACAATCCACGCGCATCGTCTGCCGTCGCGCATGCTATTGGATCAGCATTCTGCTCTTAGCTAGCGTGTGATACACCTCCTTGCGATCCAGGCGCTCGCCGCGCCAGCCAACAATGCGATTGATCATGCACGTCTCGATAGCTGCACCGATCTCACCTAGCGCCGTGGAGCTGAGGTAGTCGTTGTGGCAGTAAGCCTGCATCGCAAACATGTCAGATAAGCGCACAATGCCCCCCTGGTGAGCTAGTATTTCATCCTGCACCGGCACAGTCGCCTCAGTAGCAGCCTGCGTAGGCGCGAAGCCTGTGAACCCGAGCCAATGCAACCGCTCGCGCCACAATGCCAACACAGACTCGCCGGCGCGCGAGCTGCCCATGATCTCGTGTTAAAGAGCATCAGCGTTATCGCGATGACATAGGCCACTATGACGAATAAACCTCCACTGATTTATATATGGTGTCATATGTGGCTCTGGTTTTGATGAATAAATTATTATCTTTAACCATGCTCATCATATTCATGATTATGTTTTAAGGTATGTCTATGTAAAAATAAGGCAATCAAGCTTAATCTTATTTTAATTAATACTATTTTTATCAACTGAAGCAAAGTGATTTTTATGTTGTTAATTTGAATTTATACACCAGCATTCCCTCTGTTCTATTCAAGCAGCATAAAACTACTCTGCAATGTTGTTTATAACAATATTTTATGGATACACGATAATCATATTTTGACTAATTGCCTCGTTCTCAAGTTCTCCATTACTTTGAATAACTATGTCATCATATTCGTTACGCACACTGCTTTTTAGTTGGTTAAATTTTTATAACCCCTGACAATGACGAAGCTTTTTTCTTTAGTTACATGCGTCTTTTATATCTCACGGTTATATCTGTTTTAGAATCAGGCCATACTTTTCCCCAACTAGTATAAGACTACCTGTCTTGAGATATTTGCATACATTCTCTGCGATAGAATCCTAGAACAACACCACAAACTATGTTTTTCATATTTTTGATTCCACATTGTTTTAATATCTTAGTGCTGACCATGCTAAATTTGTTTCAAGCGCATGTATATCTCATCTCTGAATAATTAACACCTCTGCCTACCAATGTTATTTTGTTGTTTATATAGACCTCTCATGGATTTATTACACGAATTGAGTCTTATCAATCAACCCAGCAAATATATTTTGCCCGATTAATTCATAATATCTATTCTCAGTGATCACTCCCGTATTAAGTGCATTTTGAACTAGAGCAAACATACGACTAGGATATTCTTGAAGAAGAGTATCCTCCAGGTGATTTGTCTCACTTTGGTTTTTACGCATAATGACGAGAATTCTGTAAGCTTCTTCTTGTGATAAAATGCCTATGTCTTGTGCGCGATATATCCACATCTGTGTATTCAACCCATATTTTTTACTTAACACTTTGAATGTATCTAAACCAAAATGATTTAATTTTCCGCCTAGCTCGTTTAATACTGCAGATTGTGGAACAATAAGTGCCATCGCAAAGCGTGAAACTACTATTTCCTTTATTTTATTACCCCAATATTTAGGCATATCCAAACATAAATAACCTATTCCCTTGGCCAAGCTAAATCTTTGAAGATACCCCGAAATGTTGTTTTGTATTACTATAACGGGTTTATTATCTACTGTTAACAGAGACAACACTTCTATTTTCTCAGGTAGATTAGTTATGCCAATATAGATACCTTTCTCTTCTATTATCTGTGTCAAATTAGCAATCGGATTTGCGCCAATTCCCCATTCATGCCTTAAGTCTTCGGCGATATTTTCAACATCTTCTTTTTTTTCTATTTTACGTCGGAAGTCATTCCAATTAAACGGGATTGTTGCACTCATAATATTTTCTATATCAATATATCTTTCTAGCCAATCTTGAATGTTGTAAACAATATCTTTCCTGGTTTTAGAGTTTATTCCAGTGATGTTTTTTGCGTAGTTTATTACCCGCAATTTTACAGGTGGTTTAGGCCGTAATAACCATCCTGGGTGAACATCTAACTCGTTTGCTATTTTAATAATAATACTTGAATCCGGCATTAATGATCCTTTTTCATACTTTGATAGAACATCTAAAGGTATCCCAATTCTTTCCGATAGTTCTTTAAGATTAAAAGATGCCAGCTTTCGCACATGCTTTAACCTTTGGCCAAAATATATGCAGACATCTTCTATGGACTCATACATCTTATTTATTTTAACACGAAAACTTGCCCCGATAAATTTAGGTAGTGCCCAAATCCAAAGACTTGTGTAGTCCCGCGGATAGCTCTGACAACCCGTATGCGCTTGCTTGAAGGGATGCCGCCGATTCCTGCATCGCACAAAGGACTCACCCGACCACCGTAGTTCCTCCACACACCGCGAAAAGCACCGCGCCCGTCAGCCTAAGCGAGCGAGAGCCCCCACAACTCGGCGGGACTTGCTTCAACTGAATAGGTCTGCGACTTGCCCGGCGCAACTAGAGACAGCCGTCACGGTAGTCCAAAGCGGCATACCCACTGAAGCCGTCATTGCAAGACTGAAATGCGCGTGGCCCTTGATCCACCACCGCTTGCAACACCGCTTCATCGCGGGATAGAGTATCTACCAGCACATCACGCAGCGCGTCCGACGCTCGACCTGCGTGATGAGATCGGCGCATTTTTTTACTCCCGACGAATGTGACTGCTCTCAAGCTCGACAACAGTATCGTCATCGGTTGGGACCTGTGGGATGGGGGCAGCCAAGGCACGTTCACCGGCGCACTTGACCTAGTTGGCCACGGATTGCGCACTTGACACGCAGATTGTGCCGATGCGTCGGAAGCTGTGGCCATCTAGATACATCTCGACGGCTTGGCGCGGGATTATGGGCGGGTAGCTGATTGGGTTGGGCTGAGGGGTGAAATGGCGATTGCAGGCCTTGCACAGGTAGCACTGGCTGCCGCAGTGATTCTTGCCTCGTTTGACCCCGATTCGCTTATGTCTCCTAGGACACTTCATGCATCCAATTTTATTCACTCCCTAAATTTAAAATAGTTATTCTTTAATACAAAAATTTAGAGGCTCTCTTTCTATTTAATACCCATAATTTTGCCAGGTGTTATATGTATATAGACTTTTATTCATGTATCTAAATGATAGTAAAATATAGCTAACAATAGAAAATAAAGACGATGCTTAAAAATAGATATTCGCTTAGTCCTGCGCATTGATATAATAAGTTTGATATACTTATTTGAAGGTCCAATGCTGATTCCAGCATTAGACAAACCATCTAACTGACTGCAAAGCTCCTCCACACACTGCGAAGATCACTGCCCCTTCTGCCTAAGCAAGCAATATCCCCTGCAACTTGATAACATTTGCTTCGACCAAGTAGGTCTGCAGGCTTGTCCAGCACATCAGAAGCTGCCGCTAAAGTAGTATAAAGCAGTATACTTATTGAAGCGGATGTTTTGTTTATAATAATATTTTATCAATGCCCGAGATTCATATCTTGAATCATTACCTCGTTCTCAATGTCTCCATCACTTTGAATGACTATTTCACTTTCTTCATTATCTCTGTCGCTCTTTTTTGAGAGAAATCTTACAGTGCTCGCAACAATGACGAAGCTTGCTCCTATAGTTCCATCTTTTCTCTTATATATCACAGGGTTACCTGTTTTCGGATCAGGTAATATTCTCCCCTCGACTAGTATGAGGCTACCTTTCTTGAGATATTGGCATATATTCTCTGCAGTAGAACCGTAAAACAATACCTGAAACCAAGTGGTTTCAGATTTTTTATTGCCGTCTTGGTTCCATGTCCTTGTAGTAGCTACGCTAAGGTTGGTGAACGGAGTTCCAGTTTGTGTGTATCTAATCTCTGGATCGTTACCCACTCTCCCCACAACTTTGATTTTGTTATACATATTGCTTTCTCCTGTATTTATTATATGCCAAAGTCTTCTCAGTCAACCGAATATATCAAGCATAAGCTTATTATTTCAGGTCTTGTTTTATGATGGATTGATAGTAGATACGGTCAATATACCTTTCCCGATTAATTCATAAGATCTATTCTCAGTGATCAGTCACGTATGAAGTACATTTTGTACTAAAGCAAGCATACGACTAGGATATTTTTGCAGAAGAGTATCCTCCAGATGATTTGTCGCTTGTTGGTTTTTACGCATAATGGCGAGAATTCTGTAAGCTTCTTCTCGTGATAAAATGCCTATGTCTTGTGCGCAATATATCCACATCTGTGTATGCAGTCAATATTTTTTGCTTAATACCTTTAATGTATCTAAACCAATACGATTTAATTTTCTGCCTAGCTCGTTGAATCCTGCAGGTTATGGCGACATAATTGCCATCGCAAGGCGCGAACTTGTTATTTAATTTGTTTTATTACCTCAATATTTAGGCATATCCAAGGATAAATATCCTATCACCTTGGCCAAGCTAAATCGTTAAATGTACCTCGAAATGTTATTCTGTATTACGATAGCGGGTTTATTATCTTCCGTTAATAGAGGCACCACTTCTATTTTCTAAGGTAGGTTAGTTATGCCGGTATAGATACTTTTATCTCCTACTATTTGTGTCAAATTAGAAATCGGATTTCTATCAATTACCTACTCATTTCTTAAGTCTTCGACGATATTTTTATCGCGCTATTTTTATATTTTACTTACAAGTTTTTCAAATTAAATTGAATGGATGCATTCATAATAATTTCCTAATAAATATAGCATCCTAACCAATCTTGAATTTCTAAATCAATATCTTTATTGTTTTTTAGTTTATTCCAGTAATATTTTCTATGTAGTTTATTACCAGCAATTCTACAGGTGGTTTAGGTCGTAATAACTATCCTATGATCACACCTAACTGGTTTGCTATTTTAATCAGAGCTTACGCATCAGATCGCTGCCGCAATCAAACTACCAACCAAATAGGGGGAGGATTTTCGTCGCAATCTTATAAATGTTGAATTGACAGCGGGTAGGTGAAGGTACTGCCTTCGCCCTCCCCACATTCACCTAACTACCTTGCCCGTCATGCGCGCCGATACTTGTGATGTAGCTGCACCAGAGTGATTTACTGTTAATGACCATTATCACTGCTCG
This region of Candidatus Methylacidiphilales bacterium genomic DNA includes:
- a CDS encoding AAA family ATPase, which produces MRDKSTVLSAVAEPRYILTRNAVLGRDLAQRVGGAWATLTRVQQLLQQVAERDARGERCVVIIDEESLVDRNDWLRVLVRVSSMRHVQLMGLGDPQQLDSIDETHVFGLVLRRARGSCALRAAP
- a CDS encoding XRE family transcriptional regulator; translation: MYESIEDVCIYFGQRLKHVRKLASFNLKELSERIGIPLDVLSKYEKGSLMPDSSIIIKIANELDVHPGWLLRPKPPVKLRVINYAKNITGINSKTRKDIVYNIQDWLERYIDIENIMSATIPFNWNDFRRKIEKKEDVENIAEDLRHEWGIGANPIANLTQIIEEKGIYIGITNLPEKIEVLSLLTVDNKPVIVIQNNISGYLQRFSLAKGIGYLCLDMPKYWGNKIKEIVVSRFAMALIVPQSAVLNELGGKLNHFGLDTFKVLSKKYGLNTQMWIYRAQDIGILSQEEAYRILVIMRKNQSETNHLEDTLLQEYPSRMFALVQNALNTGVITENRYYELIGQNIFAGLIDKTQFV
- the ssb gene encoding single-stranded DNA-binding protein; translated protein: MYNKIKVVGRVGNDPEIRYTQTGTPFTNLSVATTRTWNQDGNKKSETTWFQVLFYGSTAENICQYLKKGSLILVEGRILPDPKTGNPVIYKRKDGTIGASFVIVASTVRFLSKKSDRDNEESEIVIQSDGDIENEVMIQDMNLGH